In a single window of the Salvelinus namaycush isolate Seneca chromosome 6, SaNama_1.0, whole genome shotgun sequence genome:
- the pax4 gene encoding paired box protein Pax-4, with translation MCGTNVDLSNEGSGCVNQLGGVFLNGRPLPAYKRRKMIELASEGVRPCEISRILQVSNGCVSKILSRYHKTGLLDPKATGGSRPRLLTPEVISKIIECKTKNPTIFAWEIRKKLAAERICKSAKVPSVSSVNRILRKIQLDSAMLSVEISGHRPRYPGLLVETPTQSVVKEREEMETVEVNELQPPGPQHRNRTTFTLEQSRVLEQEFTRSHYADMFTREKLASEIQLPEDTIKVWFSNRRAKWRREAKYKSSVHGAHNYGIPGGPDYGIPGGPDYGIPGGQD, from the exons GGAGCGGGTGTGTCAATCAGCTTGGTGGGGTGTTTCTGAACGGGAGGCCGCTTCCAGCATATAAAAGGAGGAAGATGATCGAACTGGCATCGGAAGGTGTGCGCCCATGCGAGATCTCCAGAATTCTGCAG GTGTCAAATGGCTGCGTCAGCAAGATTTTGAGCAGGTACCACAAAACCGGCCTCCTGGACCCGAAGGCGACCGGAGGTAGTAGACCTCGACTCCTCACCCCCGAAGTCATCTCGAAAATAATCGAATGCAAGACGAAAAACCCAACAATATTCGCCTGGGAAATCAGAAAAAAGCTCGCGGCCGAAAGAATCTGTAAATCGGCCAAAGTTCCCAGT GTGTCCTCTGTAAACCGAATTCTCAGGAAGATTCAACTCGACTCTGCGATGTTGAGTGTGGAGATTTCTGGGCACCGCCCCAGATACCCAG GTCTTCTAGTGGAGACCCCAACGCAGTCAGtagtgaaggagagggaggagatggagacagttGAGGTGAATGAGCTCCAGCCTCCTGGGCCCCAGCATCGCAACCGCACCACCTTCACCTTGGAACAGAGCAGAGTGTTAGAGCAAG AATTCACACGGAGCCACTACGCAGACATGTTCACCAGGGAAAAACTGGCATCTGAGATCCAACTTCCAGAGGACACCATCAAG GTGTGGTTCTCAAACAGAAGAGCAAAATGGAGGAGGGAAGCCAAGTATAAGAGCAGTGTCCACGGAGCacata ACTACGGTATCCCTGGGGGCCCAGACTACGGTATCCCTGGGGGCCCAGACTACGGTATCCCTGGGGGCCAAGACTAA